The DNA region CATGAAATCACGGATGGCCACTTTGATATTCGTGCAGAAGCTGGTGCCCTGATTCCACCCATGATGTGGCATCACTTTGTCAAACCGGATAAAAGGCTTGAGATGGCCATGTGGAATAAACATGTGCCTTTGTCTTCTaattcttcctcttcttctgaaCCTTTCATTGAAAAGTCGGCACTCAAGAGGCTCTTTACTTTTAGGCGGAGGAGAGCTGCGCAAGAGAAAACAAGGATACAACCAATCATGGATCCAATCCTCACAGGCTCCGGGGGCGACTACCAGGTCCTAAGACGCGCGGTCGATGTCTCAACCATCTTGAACCCTGTAGGTGCGGCCCCCGACGAGGCGCTACGTCCCTCGCCAGACGATATGGCGGGCCACAGCGAGCCTTTCAAGGTGGAGAGTACCAAGGCAGAAGTCGATTATGAAGACTTTTTTGACTGGAGCGATGAGGAGGTGGACGATTTAGATACAGCTGAAACTTTTGGCCAGCTTTTGGCTAGATGGACTAATGTGGGCAAGGGTTAGACGGTCTTGGTATGAAGGCAACAACAGGAAGCTCAAGTTTGCTTGCAAGATGCCGCTTCAAAGGCAAGAGGAAGACCTTGCCTGGTTTCTTTATAGGAATAGTCATGAATACGGTATGTAGGAAGCTACAGAAGACGCTTGACAAACATGAAAACAGCATTCACTTGCTACCGCCTCCGCTTCTCTATTACCGTTGACAAGGATCTTCTCCCAGCCGCGAGATCATATGCATAATCCGTACCCATCCATCGTCCCTTAGCATACCACAGCAACAGACTCAATATCTTGATGTTTCCCAGCTGCCCCGTAGCTCGTTTCCTTCCAAGCGTGacggccatcatctccttccGGTTCTTTTTGTACGGTGTCATCTTGCCCCCACTGAGGTATATAGGGAGGTTCTTTATGAGGTGTAGGCACTGAGAGTCGGCGTACATTTCTCTGTTGCTCTCCAAATTCCCAGCGTCGCCAAGTACAAAAATATCGGTGTGATCCTCGACTTGAAGATACTTCGTCTGTTTGATGAAACCGCGGTTATCCAAAATCTCCTTTGGTGCAAAAGCTGTGTTTGGTTTCGTCCCGGTAGCTGGGATGTAGGCCTGAGTTCTCAAAGTCTGGAAGCTGCCGTCAGCTCGGCGGAGTTGGAGGATGGTGTCTTTGCCGTCCTTGGTGACTTCCGCGACGCGGGTCTTGGGCAGGAGGTTGACTTTGAGCTTTGACAGATCCTTGACGACTTGTTTCCTCACACTATGAAGAGTTGACGGCCCAAGCGGGAGGTCATCATCGTAGACAAAGTATACCTCCTTTTCACCGTTGTACTCGTACGCAATCTCTCCGGCTGTCTCCGTGCCGGTTGGGCCGCCTCCTGCGATAACAATCGTCTCAGATCTTCTGATATCGTCCCATAGAGCATGCAATTTCTCCTTAGTCTCCTCCGTCGTGCCCAAGACAGTCCACGGCACATGGTCCTGCGCAGTCGAGCCAGTCGCAATGACAAGGGTGTCGTAGTGAACCGTGtcaactcctcctcgatTCAAAGCAACTGTGATATGCTTTCCCTCCAGATCCATACTGCTGGCAGCTCCGAGAACAAACTCAAACCTCTCAGGAGGATAATCCTTGAAGAAAGGGTAAAGCTCAAACATGACCTTGTGCTCAGACCAGTAGTCGGGAAGAATGACTCGAGGCATGGCAATAGGCCAGTGAAAGTGTGTGTTGGGTGCGATGACGGTCAATCTGAAGTCATCCTGCTGCAAGACTGACTTGAGCATGATTTGGCGGATCAGGGGTGCGGCTGCCAGACCGGCGCCGAGTATCACGATGTCCTTCATAGCGATTGTGTGGTTGTGTGCGGTTGTAACATAGGTTCGGTAGAAGAGCAGAGAATATTATTGTTAATCGAGCGTCCCAAGTCTGAGGAGACGGCCTTGGTGAGAAGCAACAGATTATTTATCCAGGACACAGACAAGGCTTGGCCCGCCTGTACATTCTAATGGTGTAACCCTGTTCACCTTGGCAAACAAGCATTATTAGCGCCGGGGCTTACCATCAGCCTGTGCCTCGCCCCATAGCCTCAACGCAGTAATAGTAGCACATGGGAAGCTCACAGATGGCTTAGGGCTCCATCATCAATGGTTGTGGCACTTGCTGAAGCTCAACATGGATCTACTTATACAGAGCTGAGCATCTACATATACGTGGCCCACCGCTCAAGAAAAGATGCCTTTGCTACCATTTTACCggggttttttttttttttttttttttttgccaAATTTCCTACCGAATTTCCTTAGCAGAAAGCCAACGAGCAGCTTCCAGGCTGTTAGCATAGCTATCCGTGTAGACTGCAGAATCGAGCTTAAACTCCGCTCAACTCGACTCCACCAGACCGTCGATCAAGGCCGACGCACGTCCGCTCACAGCCTTGCCTTTGGGGCACTGCTCGCTTAAAATGGCATCATGCTGGACTGAAAAGGGTTTCTGGGCGGCAAATTCTTCAAATGAGGATGGGTTTGGGTGGTTGGATGAACCCAGTTGGTGATCTCATGCCCCACGTCAAGCTGGTGCTGCGTTAGCTTCCTTTGGGAAGAGTCTTCATTGGTCAGTGAATACGATGCACGTGACTGCTTCACTTCTGTTGGTCTTCTGGAAACGGGTGGCATTTGGACAAGCACTTGGCACCATTTGACAGTATCACACAAAGACAAAATTAGAATCTTGAGCCCAATAATCTCACCGCTGGAATTACCAAGTCAGGCCTGCCATGCGTGTTCCATGAGTCTACTCAGCCGCAATCAAGCAGGGTTCAAGCCTTCGGAGTCAATGCGTTTCTCCCAACCTCGAGCTTGCTGAGATGGTAGGCGGCCAGATTTGAAGCTAATAGGCGCAAAAACGCGATGCTCAAGAACGCGGCGGCATCGGAGGAACTCCAGGACTAAGGAATGATTGAAATAGCATCACAGAAATAACATATGTAAAGAGCGGCAGTGGTCTTTGAGGGTACTATTGCGGCTACACTCTAGTCCAGTTTGACTTCTTCAACAGATGTGAAGAAAGCAATCTTCTTCAAAACATCTCATGTTGATTCCACACATTCGTATATGAATAGAGGATGGCTTCAGGCCTCATTGGTGAAAGTGAGCTCCAATCAGATACCCCCGGCTCCAAAAATAGCTGACGGAGAGTTGACGGAGAAGTCTCGGCATTTTAAACAACCTCGCCGATGCGTACAActtccttctttctcttttgcTTATCCTTAGATGAACTATAGTTGGTCCTTCAATGGTCCTGATCTACAAATAATGGGGTAAATGCAAGCCAAGTCGGTGAAGGGCAGGCGACAGCGAACCGATCTCttgtcttggtgttttcgCTGTGGCCTTCCCGTTCGGCGCACTACTCCGCTTTCGCTCATGATTGCCCATCACATCCCACAACTTATAAAAGGGTGTTTCTATGAATCTCACATATATAAGTCGTTCAAAAGTCTTTTCTTAAGGTCTTTATCAGACTGGCAGACATACATCGGAGTGCAGACCCGTCATTCTCTAAATAGCCAACACATACCTCATCACAATGGCCTCAAGAAccgccgtcatcaccccCAACGCTCCGCCCGCGGCCCCTTTCATGTCccaagccatcatctccaacggcCTTGTCTTTTGTTCTGGCTCCCTAGGCCTTGACCCCGCAACTGGAAAGTTTGTAGAGGGCGACGTATCTGACCGGGCGGTGGGTGCTCTAAAAGTGTCCGCACTCACCAGATCTATAGAACTAACCTCTTAACCTTATAGACCCAGgctctcaagaacctcgatGTCATTCTAGAGGCTGCGGGTTCTCGCTTGGCAAAGgccgtcaagatcaacatcTTCTTGTCTAGCATGGATCACCTCGCCCAGGTCAACGAGGCCTATACCAAGTTCTTTACCTCTGATCCCAAGCCGGTGAGATTTCTCGTTCCTCTATGTATTACAATTACTAACAGTGATGATAGGCACGAACATGCGTGGCGGCTGCAGCACTGCCACTGGGTGCAGAGTTGGAGATTGAGTGCGTGGCAGCTCTCAACTAAACAGATACGTCAATAATACATCAATCATGCCGCATGTTGTCTTTTCGCTCTTTACATCATGCCTATGCTCCCGAAAGTCAAGCACCAGGTCAAGTGACCATCAAAAAGTCCATGCACTCCGTGTATCACCAACTTCATGACAATAACCGACCTCGGAACCACCATCCCACAAAAGTCCAAGACTTCTTGATACATTTACCACCTCAAGTCTCAGCCATCTCCGTCACATCTTCGGCTACGCCACCAATAAGTTTCCCAAGATCTCGGGGTCAGACACCTTTGTGCGTAGTGACATCATGCATCTTCTTGTCTCGAAGGTCTCCTTGCAGACCGCCGCCGCTTCTCCGcaaaaaaaaggggggggGAAACGCCTCGTGGTGTCTCGGGCCGAGCTGCAAGCCATTCCCGAAGAAATATGAATACGAACCAACACGATGACGATCGACGTTCGGCAGTGAGTGCCGCGCTTTGACGTCGGTGGAAGAGCAAAAGAAAGCATTTCTTGGAGAGTATGAAAAGCTACCTCGGCAGCCATCTAGCATTCTGCATCTCGCAGATAAAAACAAATAATCGATTCAATGCTTTGTTTGAGTCACCAGAAAATCACATCTTGTTGGTTTCAACTGTCACGCACGCTCCATTACTCCCGCACAAGACACATCGCTCAGCAAACCATCTCAACACAAACATATGCTCAAGTCCAAATATGCATCTtcaaaaacaacaacaaaaaagACATCTTCACTCGCTGTACACTGCGGGGGTTTGTTAAAAAAAGGCCCAAAAATTTCATGACGTAGCGATATCCCTTTCAAAACTCCTATGAATCAAGGTAGCGAAGGGACGAAAAAAGACGAAGCCCCCAAAATTTCCCATCTAATCTTCACATCCAACCCGCCTCGCCTTTGGCTTTTTCCATACAcaaataaaaaaaagtaataatgAGATTATTAACGTTGCCAAGCAGAGAGGAGGGTGTGTGCCATCCATCCTGGGATGTTTACCACTCTGCTTGCTATGTCGTGGGTAGAATTAACAGATCGCCCCGAGACGCCTGGTATATAATGCAAGGGAAAAAGTTTCGAGGCTCTTAAGCCAGGGAGTGATGCCGCCAGAGTCGTTGCCGCTCGTATGCCCACCATTGGGCTATGGGTACCGCCTCGGCCACCCACGCGCTGGCCTCCTCACCAAAGGCCGCTTTAGCGTCCTCGACGAGTTGCTCGCTCGACCACGCTGATACAGGGCTGAGCTCTAGCGGATCTGTGATGGCGTTGGTGATGCGGTACTCAAACACCTTTGTCCAGGGAATGGTCAACCGCCACGGTACGTCGGCCGATGTGATGCCGATCATGCCGGCGCCCGAGTTGACGACGGAAAAGGTCCATGCGCGTCGGTcattctgcttcttgataTAGGGCCGAATGAGAGACTGGCCCTCATAATCCTGGACGAGATCAGAGGCGATGCGGGtgtccttcttgttgagagAGCCgctgttgacgaggaggtcgaggatggtgggcaagatggagatggtggtggtgttggccTCGTACTGCACCCGAGGGAGGTTGGGATGGCGGAAAGTGATGGGGACGCGGAAATTGCTGACGTGGGCGCTCTCATAAGTGCCCTCCTTGTTAAAGTCCTCGTGGAAGCCATGGCCGTGATCGCCGGCAAAGACGACAAGAGTCTCGTTGGCAATACCCGTCTCCTCGAGGAGGTTCATAAGCTGAGCCATCCAACCGTCGTGATACCGAATGGTGTTGATGTACTTGTTAAAGTTACCGTGCCACTTGTTGTCCATGTTTCCATGGGGCAGGTAGTCCTGGTGAGGGAAATCCTTGGGTGTATCCCAGGCATGGTGGGTGGTGCTCGTAAAGTGAGACATCCACATGCGCTGGTTGTTGGCGGTGGTGTTGGCGATGAACTCGCGGAGGTACGGCATAAGGACAGGCTCGGGGTAGGCAAAATAGTTGACCTTCTGGTAGAGAATGTCCGACTTGTTGAAGCGCcaatcctcctcaagctgtCGCCTTGTGATGATGTGCTGGAAGCCCAGCTTGGCATCAAACTTTTCCTGTCGGTCGTactcctccacctcggcctcgaagaGGGCGGTCCTCCACTGCAGATCTCTGAAATCGTCATCGTCCGAGGATACGTTCTCCTTGGCGCggttgaggagctcgaggatctGGGGGATACAAGGCTGGTAGGCGTCGGTGTCGGCTTCGTCAAACTTCTCGACGGGCATGGGATAGGAACCACAGTGGTTGGCGCAGTAACTCTTGGTGGACATCGTGGCTGCGGTGTAGCCGCCGATGACGTTGACGCCACCATATCCTTCCTTTGCCGTGTCGTGCCACTTGAACTCGGGGGTCTTGTAGgccttgccattggcatcGGTGAAGCCCATGGGTCGTCCTGTGAGCTTCTCGATGTGCGGCGACAGTTGCGACAGGCGCTCGTTGACAGCCTCTCGGTCCTTCTCGTCGCTGGCGTCCAGGATCAGGTTGTGGATGTGGGAGCCCTGCTGGAGGGGCCAGAATTCCTGTCGCAAACTCTCCATGAGGATAAACATGACGTGCTTGATCTTAACGGACCCATCGCCGAGAGCCTCCTGCAGAGTGGGGAGAATTTCGGTATCAAGATTGGTGATCTTCAACGGATCGTTGACAGGGTTGTAATAAGGGCTGTGCTCCCTGATATGAGGGCACTTGTTGGAGAGAGCATCCTTCTTATCACCCAGAGATCCATAGTAGCCATTCTTGGTCCTCAAGGGATCCCACCTAAAGAAACCACGGGGCAGAGTCTCGGGAAGCCAGTCAACAGTTCGGTTCTCGTAGGCCAGAGAAGCATCGCTGCGCCAGCGCGGGTCCCAGCTCGGCGACCAGCCCTTGTCGAATTCACCGTCGGCATCTCTCCAGGTAGAGTTCGTAATGAGCTCGGGGAAGGGGAAAGGGTTGTCGACAAGCTTGCGCTGCTCGGTGCAGAAATCGGGTTCCGACTTGAAGACGTCGAGCAGCGACACGGGGAGGGTGATGGACATGTAATCGTAGGGCTTGGCGGGTCGCAGAATGAGGGCGACGGCGATAAAGACGGACACGATGATCTTGTAGACCCAGGATGGAATGAAGGACATGAGCCTCATGAACTTGCCTCGTGGCGTCAAAGGCTTCTCTGGGGCGTGGGCGTGGGGGTCGCCGTGACGACCGTCGAGGTGATCGTGGCTGGAACGCCCGTCGAGGGAGAATGTCTCGGTCGATTCGAGGTCGGTGTCGGCGTTTTTAAGAGCGGAATATCGACCGCGGCGCAAGAATCGCAGTCGCTTGAAGTAACCGTAGACTAGACCAGGGGAAATGGCAATGTCAGCACGCGATCGCTAGCTTCACAAGGGGGTAATTGGTACTGACCAGAGGCAATGTCGTCGCCGATTGAGCCCAGCAAGGATCCAATCGCTCGGTAAAAGATGCCGTGAGCGAAGcaggcgatgatgatgagcacgAGTCCCGAAGCCAAAACAGCCCAGCTGCCCGTCATCAAAACCTTGAGTCCCTCCTTGCTAGTAGCGTACGCCGTCGCGTCACGCCACTCAAGCTCTCCTCCGGTCTTTGCGTAGAATCCAAGTTGCGACGAGGAACCGCCGATGGCTAGAAGGCTGTAAGAGTAAGATGCCAAGTCAGCTGTCGTCGCTCTTCTGCTGCCAAGGAAAGGATGCGCGCGCATACGTCGCAAGGCTACCGAGGATGCAGCCGCCCCAAGCCAGAGGACTCCTCCCCTGGCACAAAAGAAGTCTCGCAATGCATATCGCTATCAGGtcgaagaggaagaatgTCGGCAGATACAGGATAAATGCCGAGGTAGGGACCGTGGAGAAGTGCGTCCATAGGTGAAGGAGCTTGCTGGAAATGACCGACACGAAGAAAACGCCAAAGACGAacgagacggagaagaagaagcacaTTTTTGTTTGCGCCTGCGAGGTTGAATGGGCAGACACAGAGAAGGAGGGttgaaggggaggggggaggggacgGGAGGTATTCCCAATGACAAACTCGAGGGCAgcaaaaagagagaaaagagggaagaAAGGaacggaagaagaaggggtcAAGAGAGGCTGAAAAAGGAACAAGCAAAAGATCTGGATTCTCTCTACAATGTGGGGTAAACGGGCCAAACGAGAAAGGGGTCGCGTGTCCAGGGGTCTGGGTCTAGGTCTAGTGGTGGTGATACGGTAACAATAAAATAAATGCTAGCAATGGGCCACTGTCTCCTTGAGTCACCTCCCTCCTTCACTGCCGTATGTACCGTACGGGCTACCAGCCTTGACTAATTTCCCTGCGCTGGGTCGGCTGATCGGCAGCCCAGAGAAGGGTTCGGCGCGCTCTGTCGAACAATGAGTTCCAATGTTGCACCCTCTCTTGGGGAGGGTCAGCCCGCAGAACGCCACGGCTAACGCCCAGGCTAGAGGCGGAATACGAGCAAATCATGACCCCATCGCCCATGCCATGCTCATGCTTGCTGGACGGGGGCTGGCAAAACGTTTGTCCTCCAGCTGCCGGCCTTTactcttggcttccttgtcAGGTGTAGGGCGGGCCGGGGAACTTGGGTGCTCGGGGGTATTGACTCGTTGCAGAAGGGGCCGAATGACACCACTGTATCTAAAACCTGCCCTGCGGACCGCGGTAGGGCTCTAGAGTGTCAGTGCATCGCCGCGGAGCTATGCTGTAAAGTGCATCGAGTGCTGTGCATCGCCACACAGACGCAGACAAAGGATGGACAAGCTTAGCTACATCCATTGGATCCCCCGTAAAAGGCTTGTTCTTGCGGCGCTGCAGCTgggctggtgttggtggggCTGTGTGAGGTGTTTCGGTTTTGGGTTCCGCTGATGATCAGTGATGGGCGGACCGCGATGGATGCAAATGGGTCCCGCCCTGGGATTTCGGCAGTGACCTACATAGTAGAAGCAATCACCCAAAGAGCGAGCTGCAGtgcatctccatctcgatgACCGGGATCCATCCTTGGtgttcttttccttcttctttcccaGTCTTGGCTCAGGTTCCATCGCGGGCTGTCCCGCATTGGCGCTGATACATGGCTGCGGTACCTCGCGTCAGGTGTCTCTTTCTGTTGCAGATGTGTTGGTTCTTCGGTGTTTCTCATTCTGCGTCAGGGTCTCGGCGCCAAAGAATGACATCTAACGCCTTTGAACTGCCCTCCCTTTTTCTCACCGACGAACGAGATTGTCTCAAATCTGGCATGGGTGTGGAGGGGaagggatgaagaggatgcaCAATTTTATGCCAAGGCGGGCCCTTTTCCGACTTCGCCCCACAGGTACCGAAATTCTAGCGTTGTTCCCTCCCTAAAAAATAAGCTTTGTCAGCATTCCTTAGCGAGTCTGGTCGCCGAACGCTCGGTGCTGTCCGGTGCTCGGATTTCAAACGACCCTCTATTTTTGCCCTCGTGATCTCCATCCAAACCCGGTCTGACTCTCTCGGTAGACGGCACCTACATGAATCAAGGCCCTCTCTTCATTTTAAATACGAGAAGCAAAAAAATGCCAACTGCCGCCCTTCTATTCCCGATCGACTCTGCTTTGCCTCTTTCCCCTGGAATGACAGCGATTCGCGACATGCCAAGTGATGACACTGTGGGCCAGGCCGTTGGCCAAGCTCCTTGAAACGAGCACGCGACATGATAGGATCTCTGTGCACCAACACGTCGGGTCGGCCGAGgtccctttttttttttctcgatGTTCTGGGTCACGGCTGATTGGCGCAGGGGCTCGGATCCATGCTTCCATCCTTGATTTCCGCATTGCATTTTGCGAGAATGAATGTAGGGTAAGACGATCAGCTTCATCCTTGCTTCTAGAAACTTGGCATCTTTTTTGCGAGATAACCGTTTTCGCTATCGATCCTCTCGTCATAGATCTTGATGCATTTTGCGCTCGGTTTTCTTGGGATCTTTTGTTGCATCATTGATGTTGTGTTCCGTCACTGTGTGAGCGTGGCACCATCCGAGCACGTTTGTTCGTGATACCGCCACACAAACAATTGTCACGTCGATCAAAGGCCTCGGCCCTCAAAGAATCGCACACTACTTGAAATGTTACATGTTAAACATACACAAACACAAACAACAGGTAACGATTAACTTTATTACCTTCAGTCATCTCGATGGGACGAACATCCGTCTGCTTGGGTCGGGTCACCCTCCATTTCGTTGATGCCTCAGGATTCAGGCGTCACATCACCTCGCTTCCCTGCCGAGGCAGGCACCTGCAGGCACCCTCCAAGGCAGCAACAGCACCGTGAACGCTTGCACCCCATCAATTGAACTTGGCGATAGCATCAAACATGGGTTATTTACCAATTCGTCACTGGTGCCTGGAATTTTCACCGAATCTGGCATCTGCTGCCTGCTTCACCATGTCGCGTTGTCATGTGACTTGGCGAATCCTCCCGTCGCGTTATCGTCTTGCAGCGTGTTGGCTCTGACCCCTGCCGAAGCGTACTTGATCCAATCGACACCGCTTATATGTGAAGGCCTGCTGCGAATTTTTTATCTGCAGTCTCTCCCTTTCCAAGAAGCATCGAATTGAGCAGACACCGTCTTCATCCGTCTTTGCCTTCCATTGCAGCCAGCCACGATGCCCAAGTATCAATATCCAGGCCTCGGCCTTAACCTCCGGTTCCATGACCAGAatgaaggaagggaagagtGGTATCCTGTGGGAATCCACACCAATTGCTGGGGCTCTGAATCCGAAATGCTCCTCGTCCGAGaagtggccatgatgatcgTCATGGATCGATTGACCGACAAGCCAGACTGGCATATCAAGGTCTTTGAcgacaccatcaccgagaAGTGGATCGAGGAAGGCCTCGCAATACCGGTTCGGCCACTGTACAACGAAATCGCCAGAGACGGGAAACCTACCGAAGAGTCGGATGATCCCGCTGGGTCCCCTACCATTGCTTCCAGGGATCGTTTCTTTGCCGTGGTGCTTGACACTATTCTTGATAGGGGATGTCTTGAATATGTGAGATTCGTCATCGTTGTCCCCTCTCTACTTCGTCGCTCACAACGCCATTAGTGCATTAAAGAGCTGCGCTCCAAGGCAGAATTCTTCCGGAAGTCGGGCCTGATTCCTACGCTGGATGCTTCGTCTACCGTTGTCAAGTCTGATAGCTTCATCGATAGCTCGCTGCACGACTCCCTTCGCGCCGCATTTGTCAAGCTCATAGAGGAACACAAGGATAACCCCGACTGGCACCCCCTCACGAAGGAGACGGTGCTGGATCTTGTTCACCCTTCCCTCTATCCTCTCGTCTACGGCAGAACGCGGGTCTTTGAagatgaggttgttggtgtcgAGGATGCTATTGATAAGTGGGCAGGTAAGGGAGAAGTTATCTCTGAACAAGGACCTGATGGGCAGTCACCTCAAAATTGGCGGCATTGGTGGGAAACAGACGGAACAGGCAGCACCAGTGTCGGTGGCAGCCATGTCAATAGCTACTTCTGGTCGGCCAAGTACCAGTGGCTGCCTTCCAACGTTGAGCTTCGAGAAGATGGGAGTGTCAGGTTCACAAGCTACATCAACAACCTGCACCCCGTCAAGCATCGCGACGTATACAGAACTATTGAGAAGGTTATCGAAAGGGCCCTTCCAGCATGGGACTTTTGCCTCaagcttcatcttcgtcgtcccCGCCGATCATTCAAAGGGGCTGGTAGAACTGAGCCTCGCTTCCCGCTCCCAGAGGATCCCGAGTAAGTTTCAGGGTGctcttaaaaagaaaatgGCTGATGCAGAATTTTAGCGACGATAATGAGGATAACTGGTCGCCTCCTCTCAGGGACATCCCGACTCCTCCGCCGCGTCCCAAgcctgaagaagctgaagtcGAGGAATCAGCCTCGAACCCTGCATCATCCGACGAGTCAGATTCAGACGATCCAGATGAATATATCTCAGAAAGGGACGAGAATGGCATAAGCTGGTACGGAACACGCAGAGAGATCGCATGGCAGAAGGTCCGGAAGCCCGCTCAGCCAGAAGCTCCTGAATTCAAGGCGTGGAAGTACGGGATCGGGCCTGGCGATTCCTTACGTGAGCGATTCGATGATCTGCAGATCATTGTTAAGATGGCCTCTATCGAGCTCACCCCCGAGAAGCCCGATTTCCCTCCCGGCGGCTGGCACGTTGAGGGCCAGATGAATGAGCACATTGTCGCTACAGCC from Fusarium keratoplasticum isolate Fu6.1 chromosome 12, whole genome shotgun sequence includes:
- a CDS encoding Pyr-redox-2 domain-containing protein; this encodes MKDIVILGAGLAAAPLIRQIMLKSVLQQDDFRLTVIAPNTHFHWPIAMPRVILPDYWSEHKVMFELYPFFKDYPPERFEFVLGAASSMDLEGKHITVALNRGGVDTVHYDTLVIATGSTAQDHVPWTVLGTTEETKEKLHALWDDIRRSETIVIAGGGPTGTETAGEIAYEYNGEKEVYFVYDDDLPLGPSTLHSVRKQVVKDLSKLKVNLLPKTRVAEVTKDGKDTILQLRRADGSFQTLRTQAYIPATGTKPNTAFAPKEILDNRGFIKQTKYLQVEDHTDIFVLGDAGNLESNREMYADSQCLHLIKNLPIYLSGGKMTPYKKNRKEMMAVTLGRKRATGQLGNIKILSLLLWYAKGRWMGTDYAYDLAAGRRSLSTVIEKRRR
- a CDS encoding Sulfatase domain-containing protein, whose translation is MCFFFSVSFVFGVFFVSVISSKLLHLWTHFSTVPTSAFILYLPTFFLFDLIAICIARLLLCQGRSPLAWGGCILGSLATLLAIGGSSSQLGFYAKTGGELEWRDATAYATSKEGLKVLMTGSWAVLASGLVLIIIACFAHGIFYRAIGSLLGSIGDDIASVYGYFKRLRFLRRGRYSALKNADTDLESTETFSLDGRSSHDHLDGRHGDPHAHAPEKPLTPRGKFMRLMSFIPSWVYKIIVSVFIAVALILRPAKPYDYMSITLPVSLLDVFKSEPDFCTEQRKLVDNPFPFPELITNSTWRDADGEFDKGWSPSWDPRWRSDASLAYENRTVDWLPETLPRGFFRWDPLRTKNGYYGSLGDKKDALSNKCPHIREHSPYYNPVNDPLKITNLDTEILPTLQEALGDGSVKIKHVMFILMESLRQEFWPLQQGSHIHNLILDASDEKDREAVNERLSQLSPHIEKLTGRPMGFTDANGKAYKTPEFKWHDTAKEGYGGVNVIGGYTAATMSTKSYCANHCGSYPMPVEKFDEADTDAYQPCIPQILELLNRAKENVSSDDDDFRDLQWRTALFEAEVEEYDRQEKFDAKLGFQHIITRRQLEEDWRFNKSDILYQKVNYFAYPEPVLMPYLREFIANTTANNQRMWMSHFTSTTHHAWDTPKDFPHQDYLPHGNMDNKWHGNFNKYINTIRYHDGWMAQLMNLLEETGIANETLVVFAGDHGHGFHEDFNKEGTYESAHVSNFRVPITFRHPNLPRVQYEANTTTISILPTILDLLVNSGSLNKKDTRIASDLVQDYEGQSLIRPYIKKQNDRRAWTFSVVNSGAGMIGITSADVPWRLTIPWTKVFEYRITNAITDPLELSPVSAWSSEQLVEDAKAAFGEEASAWVAEAVPIAQWWAYERQRLWRHHSLA